The Dermochelys coriacea isolate rDerCor1 chromosome 7, rDerCor1.pri.v4, whole genome shotgun sequence sequence TCGATGTAATGGAAGGCTGGTAAACTTGAGTAGCTTCTGATGATGTATTTCTTGATGAACTGTCTTCTTCATCATCAGACACCTCTGACTGCATCTTTTTCTCTTCATCAGATAGACGATCCATAAGCTTTAATGTCTCACCACTAATTCCCTTAAAATATTCAATAGAATGTTTACATACCTCCCTAAGCTGATTTTTCCTTACTTTCACTGTTGTCATTGTGAAGGAGGTAGACCTTACCTTTACTGGTAATTTGGAAGGAAgctgtttgatttttcctttgtctAACTGCTCTTGCTTTTGCATTGCTGGTGTTTTTCTAGATATAGCTAGATTTTTTCTGGGTGTATTTTTTATTGGAATCTTAGATTTTACTTCTAGACATggagaagaattattttgttttattttgttgggtttactagcctgtctcactttactCGCTGTACTTTTTTGGACATTATTTTGTGGGAAGACTTCTTTTATTGAACTGGCCTTTATGGGAAGTTTTGATTTTGCTCTACTCCCTACCAACTCCCTTGACCTTTGCTGCTGTCCTTGTACTTTTTGCTTATCTGTTATTCTGTGTCCTTGTGTTGCCCCTGTCCCTTTTCCTGAAGCGCTTTTCATTTTGTTAGCTTTCTGTATGGAACACTTGGGTTCACAATGTTCTTTTAGCTCTACATTAcaggtattattatttgtatggctAGCAGATGAATCcaaattgttgttgttattaaaattatctttttgaaaatcaagtttTTCATTTTGCCTACAGCTTGTCTCGCTAGTAGCTGAACTTGTAATCACTactacattttcattttctaatCCCTGACCGCTGGGCATTGCAGCTTCTATCTTATCTGTCACTTCTCCAGGGCCATCTTTCTTCAGAGTCATCGTGGAAGCAGAAATTCCCATTTTAATAGGTGTGCGCAATTTGGGATCAACTTTAGAAGTGTTAACAGTTGTCGATGATTTCTCCAGAGAGTTACTACCAAGTGTGGCTTCCATACAACCTCCACTGGCCTGGATGATGGGCTTATGTTCAACTGCTGTTGTTTCTACTTGTCTCTCTAAGTTTGTTTCTACAATGCTGTCCCCTGACTGTGGCTGTGTGATGGCAGTTACTGTACTTTTATCCCCttcccccttgtcccctgacttcccttCAGAAGTATGCTCACCAATCTGAAAAAATTGGAGTCTTTCTTCAACAAAATCCCTCTTGCTCATGTCAATTGCACCACTGCGAGTCATCTCAAACATCTTCCCTTCATGAAATGGGAAGGGGTTGGGCTCACTAGTTGGAGTACTTTCATCCGTTGGAGTTCTGGCTGGAGTTGTATCAGGTGTCGTTGCTTGCGATCTGTCTTCTACTGCCAGACCAAATGGCTTAGCCTCATCATCCCTTGATTTAGTTTCAAACACTTCATCATCTCCTCGATTATTGGACCATGGATCAAAATCTAGACTTTTGGTAGCTACTGTTTTAAAAGGTGTTGCAAATTCTTCATCTACTTTGTAACTGAAATACGAATCAGGAAACACGGTTCTGTCAGGGTGTCTGCCTTCCAAGGTGAAAAACTGTGCACCTGACTTCTGCTCAGTCTTATCTGCATTCTTTTCAGAACTTGGACCTTTTGAAAGTGCCTTGTCTTCTTCAGCGCCtatctttccttcctcctcaaTAACTTCCAGCTTACTTTGGCTAAAGCAACGATCAGTCTGTTTTAAAATGCCCTCTGAGGTCCATATATCCTTTTTGGTTTCTACTGCTGGACCTGCAAGTTTAGAATCACTCTCAGTTAAACCATCATCTTCATCTTGTAAATCATAACCATCGAGAGAGTCAATTTCAGTTGCATCTGTATCATGAGAGAATTCTGCAGTGGTTGCTATGGAACACTCGGTGATAGACTGGTCATTAGTCCCATTTTGTGCTATGTCATTCTGGGGTGACTCAAGACCAATGTCAAACTCATTAGGTTTTCCAGAACCGGGATCCCCTAACTCTTTCTGGTTCTGACTGTTGTCAGAAACTTTGGGTTTTGAGGCTTCTTTCTGGTCACCTTCaacttcttttaatttaaaagtatACTTTTTTAATGGAACTGGTTGATAGAGTGATTCATCATCACTAGAGTCACTGACATCTGCTCCTGGTGGCACGGGGGAAGGTGGCTGTACTCTTATGACTGGTTCAGCCAGTTGACATTTGTCGTATTCATCTTGCAGATTTACTTCTATCAGCTCCATTTCACTCTCAGGGGAATAACGATGATTCTTTTCTGAATCAGACTGATCTGCATCTAATGGTGGAGGAGGTGGGAATTCAATGTAGGCAACTCTGTTACTTTTGGGTCTTTTGTTAGAATCTTTGTTTATATTATTAGGCAATATTTTGTCAATTTTTGGTGCTTCCACTGCTATGTGTTTTACAGAAGTTGACTTAGCCTCTGCTTCCTCTTCTGATTCCTCAGAAACCTCAGGTATGGGACTGGGCTTGCCTGGTACATAAGCTATTAGTGAGTCGGGTGTTTTAGAGGTAAACTCATAACTCACTTCCTCTGAGCTGGGTGTTTCTGGTGTTAAAGGGCTTTTCCCAGAACTATCTATAAAGGATACTTGTTCTAGTGTATCATCTTCTGGACTACCTTGTGGAGAAGGCGGTTGTTTTTGCTGTCTAGCTGTATAAAATGTCCCCCTAGTCTCTTGTACTGTCTTACTTTCCTGacttataattttttttacatttccttgTTGCACCTCCTTTTCATACTGCTTTCCTACTTGAACAAAACTGACATACACTGGCAAAGTCTTTATCTCTTTCACTCCCTCACTATTTACTAAAGGTGCAACTTTATCCAAGTAATCAATGGGACTAGGGTCAAATACCTCACTTGAAGGAGATTCCTTTCCAGGACTAAAGTCTAAAGAATCAGGTGATTTGCTAGGGGATATTTCAGTTTCCTCCACAGGAGGACTTAATACTATGGAACCTTGTTGCTTGGTAACTTTAgtgacttttgaatgctttatTTTTTCATCTTCTACATAATCAAATTCTCTCTGAACTTGCTCCTTAATCATAGTTGATCGGGACACTTTAGCTGACAGTTCATATACTGCTTTTTTTGACTGATCATAAACACTATCAAGAATGGTAGGAGATGAAATTCTTTTCTCCTCAGAAATTCTGACTGGAATGTGGGACACAGTCAATTcctttctttttgaagttttatcTGTCATTTCATTGGTGTATTCCCCTTCTCTGACAACAAACTCTCTGTACAGAACCTTTTTTGATGGAGATTTTACAGTCATTTCCTTCACCTCCTTTGAATGAGATCCATGTGTTGGCAATTTGTGTTCACACTCTGTCACAGTGATAAATTCACTCTTTTTGTTAGTTTTAGTCTCAgcatagtcaacatggttttctTTTACCATATCTTGAACAAGTACATGggaaagtttttctttttgtgcttTATGGTTAGAAGCTCCAGGACTTTCCCATGTTCGATAGATTTTTTTGTCCCATTGTCCCTTAGCTGGTAAGTCTGAGCTATATGCCAAGTCTTTAGCTTGCTGTTCAGAAGTATATTCTAGCAGACTTTTACTTGATGTTTCAGTGCTCTGTTCCTGTACCTCTGAAGCACAAATGTCTTCTATAACTTTTCCTTTACCTTGGACATTATCTTCTTTCAATTTCATAGTAGTAAATTCTTTTTGCAATGATGTATTTCCTTCTGTCAGATCTATTAGCTTTGGGTGCTTTTCTCTTGCATAAAACTGATACACTGGTAGTTTGCTTTCTTGCAATTTCTTTACTGGAATTTTGGATTGActatcttcctttttttcttgagaTAGATCTTTAGTCCTTGGACTTATACTTTGTTCAAATTTAAGTCTAATGGAATTAAGCTTGGATTGTTTTAGCTGAAATCCAGTCTGTGAAGCTTCAGTTGTTTTACTCTGCAGAGCATTTCCTTTGTGTTCCATAGTTTGTTTACAGTCCCCTGTTTGTTGAGCAAGAATCCTTCTTTCAGGACTGCTGGGCAAACTTGCTGCTTTTCTTTCATCGACTTTTGGGGAACACTTTCCATCATGCCCATACTGCTGTACTTTACCCCAGTCATCACTCAATGTCACTATTTCAGTGAGCAGTACTTTTtcagggctgctgctggcagagctgtgactaGAATGCATTTCTTTGCCATTTTTTTTATGTTGCTTTTTCTCTGGAGATTGTAGCTCATCATTCAACTTTTCTGTTTTGTCCCGAAAAAACTGTGATACTTCAGTCAGTTTTTCTTCTGCCTCCTTAACAGTCCTGTCCACCCTGTCTTCATACATCATCTTTTCTCTACCTCTGTCTAATCTGTCCTCGGTAAAGCGCATCCACATGGCATGTTTTGGACTACTAACATCTCCAGTGTAGTGTAACACTGTCACTTTATCATAATGATCATCTTTAGACATTTTACCTACACCATTTTCGGACACATCTTTATAGATTTTGGAGAGAATTTCTTTTTTGGGGGCAGTGGCTACTTTTTCTCTGCATTGTTTATCAGACCCCTGTAACTCTGAACTAAGCGGTAGAGCATGGTCAGTAACTGACTCCTCAGTATCAGAATGAGACACATCTAGCTTTTCTGAAAGAAGCATTTTCTCAGCAAACCTGTAAGACTCGCCTCTTAATTCTGACAACTCATCATCATGGTATTCAATTGAGTGTTGACTCAAAAGCTTCAGTGTTTTGTAAGAGTCATCAGACAGGAGTTGAGCAGAACTAGGGCGACTGTCTTCTTCCTGAGACACAGGAGTGTTTACTCTAGAAGATTCCAGATAAGAAGGAAGTGACTCTTCAGCTGTTAGCTCTTCTTCTTCTTGCTGACCTTGTTCATCAGAACAAGGAAAAGTATCATGTTTTTCCAAACCTTTTAAGTTAATATCTCCCCGAGGTAAGTCTTTCTGATATACATACAATTCTTTTTCTGGATGCTTTTTTGTTTCTCTAATAATGACTTCAGTAGGTTCAGCTTGATTACCTTTTTCAATATGGACCTCTATTATACGCTCCAGTTTGGGTTTCATTTTGCTTTCCTTCTCTGCATGTTGTGGTGAAGTTTCAGCAGACTTGCTAACATCTGATGTTACTGACGATTTATGTTCAAACAGACCTGCCAGTTCTTTGGAAGGGTCACGTCCTGATTGAAAGGCTTTCATTATGTCATGAACAGACATTGTTTCCTCAATTCTTTCCGAGGTACTTTCAGTGCATGGAGGTTTATGATAAACCATTCGAGTAGTAGTAGTGATGTGAGTTTCTTCTTTCACCCGGACACCTTTGCTAAGAACACATTTGTGGTCATCTTCTTCACTGCTGCTGGTTTTCATTTGAAATgctttaaccttttctttaataGACTCAGTGGGTTTTTGTTCCAACTCCATTAAAGTAAGTGCAGGTTTCAGTGAAGGTAGCTCCTCTGTTTGCTGCTCTGGAATCTCTTCTGATGATGGTTCATAGCTGCGGATAACATGAACTACTTCAGTTCTTGTTTCTGTAATAACAGGAGGGATGGGTACATCATGGAAAAGTGGTTTTGGCCCTGTGCTTTCAGCACTTTGTGGGGCTGATGGTGTTTTTTCACTTCTTGTTTCAAAGCCACTGTCAGACAAAGGACTTTTATCTTGGTCATGTTGAGAAAAATCATCTGGAGATTCTAAAATAGTATCTGTTCCAAAAAAGGAATCTGCAATTTTACATAATTCTTTTTCTGAAGTAGAAGGCCTCATGGAGGCTGGAGGCATTTTAAGTTTATGTTCCTGTAAAGCAATCACTGGTTTTAAAATGCGTTTTTGTCTCTCttcatcttttttcccctcttcaaaCTTGTACTTTATGTTTGCCAATGAACTACTACCAATATCATTTGTTAAATAATCAATAACTTTTGTCAAATTGTAATCCTTTTCAGATGCAGCTTTAGCTTTAATTTGCCCTTTTTCTGGAACAGGATGGCATGTTATAGCCTGCTGTCTTGCTTCATCAATCTCTTCTGTACTGAACTCTACCCATTCATCTTCAGATAAGTGTCCTTTATCGCTTTTTGACACTCTGGTCGACTCTTTATTTTCTAAACACACATCTTTTTTCAGTATCTCGCTAACTTTTACCAAGTCTTCTTTTACTTTCTCAACAATTTTAAAAGGCTCTTCATCATCAATTCTACCCTCTTTTGTTAGTTCAGGTTGGAATGGCTTGTCCTCCGTTACATCTGTCTGCAATATTGCAGTCATCCTGATTAGGTCCTCTTTCATTTCAGCAACATCTTTCAATATCTCCTGGCTGGACGATAAAGAAGATGGTGTAGACAATTTAAGAGCAGAAGGTGCTAAAAACAAGGATGATTTCATAGGAGATGAAGTTCGATTAAAGTGAGGCTGTGTACGTGTCTCTGTAGTCAATGTTTTACTAGGTGATAGTAATGCAACTGCTGATTTTGTAAGTGAAGACTCTGGAAGCTTCTTTAATGCTGGTTCAGATAAAACATTGACTAGAGAATATACTGGCACTGTTATTGTTGATGAAGTTACTGATGAGGTAGTTGCAGATATTGACCCAAAAGATGTATATAGTGCACCTGCAGAAGGAGTTCTTATTGACTGAAAAGCAGATGGTGTTGAAGACACAAATGCCCTGAGTGGAGAAAATGGCATTGTAGTAGTGGTCGGAAACACTTTCTCAACTGTATCAGCGGCTACATTAGCAGCACAACTTGCAGAATTTGTAGCTGCAGAGATCTTGTCTTGAAACATAGCTGCAGTTTTGGATCCAGTTATTACATTGGCAGAGGATGGATATTTCAGAGGTGACACGGATCCATTAACCAATGCTACATCTGTAGTCCCAGGTATATGTTTCACAGGTGATGATAGAGATGAAGTCATCATGACTTTAGAAGGTGAAACAGCATCAACTGCTGACTTAGCaggagacaccactgactttaaaGGTGAAGTTAAAAGTGGTGATGCTGATGTGATGATAGACTTAAATGGCAAACTTGAAGAATACATGTTAATGTTCGATTTGGGGGATGCTGGAGGTGTCATGGTGATGGATGATCTCTCCAAAAGAGACCCTGCTGTAGTCACTGGAGATGTCCGAGAAGGAAATGTTGAAGTGGATGCCATCCCTTTTAAATTACTGGCTTCTGTTACTGTAGGAGCTCTGACAAAAGAACCAGAAGAAACTTGGATATTATATGGAGGCTGTGATACAACGGTTTTTATTGGTGAAGAGATTGTCCGAAATGATCTAATTGGAGATGCTACGTCATTAACAGATTTAATTGAAGAGGTAGTAGAAGCTCCTAACGTGGATTTGATTGGAGAAGCAGAAGAA is a genomic window containing:
- the ANK3 gene encoding ankyrin-3 isoform X12 — encoded protein: MAHAASQLKKNRDLEINADEENEKKRKRRKRSRDRKRKSDTNASYLRAARAGNLEKALDYLKTGVDINICNQNGLNALHLASKEGHVEVVSELIKRGANVDAATKKGNTALHIASLAGQTEVVKVLVTNKANVNAQSQNGFTPLYMAAQENHLEVVKFLLDNGASQSLATEDGFTPLAVALQQGHDQVVSLLLENDTKGKVRLPALHIAARKDDTKAAALLLQNDHNADVESKMLVNRTTESGFTPLHIAAHYGNINVATLLLNRSAAVDFTARNDITPLHVASKRGNANMVKLLLDRGAKIDAKTRDGLTPLHCGARSGHEQVVKMLLDRGAPILSKTKNGLSPLHMATQGDHLNCVQLLIQHNVPVDDVTNDYLTALHVAAHCGHFKVAKVLLDEKANPNAKALNGFTPLHIACKKNRIKVMELLLKHGASIQAVTESGLTPIHVAAFMGHVNIVSQLMHHGASPNTTNVRGETALHMAARAGQAEVVRYLVQNGAQVEAKAKDDQTPLHISARLGKADIVQQLLQQGASPNASTTSGYTPLHLAAREGHEDVASVLLDQGASLSIITKKGFTPLHVAAKYGKIEVANLLLQKNASPDAAGKSGLTPLHVAAHYDNQKVALLLLDQGASPHASAKNGYTPLHIAAKKNQMDIATTLLEYGADANAITRQGIAPVHLASQEGHVDMVSLLLTRNANVNLSNKSGLTPLHLAAQEDKVNVAEVLVNQGAVVDAPTKMGYTPLHVGCHYGNIKIVNFLLQHFAKVNAKTKNGYTPLHQAAQQGHTHIINVLLQNGASPNELTVNGNTALAIAKRLGYISVVDTLKIVTEETMTTITVTEKHKMNVPETMNEVLDMSDDEGEDAMTGDTDKYLGPQDLKELGDDSLPAEGYMGFSLGARSASLRSFSSDRSYTLNRSSYARDSMMIEELLVPSKDPHLTFPREFDSDSLRHYSWAADTLDNVNLVSSPIHSGFLVSFMVDARGGSMRGSRHHGMRIIIPPRKCTAPTRITCRLVKRHKLASPPPMVEGEGLASRLVEMGPAGAQFLGKLHLPTNPPPLNEGESMVSRILQLGPQGTKFIGPVIVEIPHFGSMRGKERELIVLRSENGETWKEHQYDSKHEDLNEILNGVDEELDSAEELEKKRICRIITKDFPQYFAVVSRIKQESNQIGPEGGVLSSTTVPHVQASFPEGALTKRIRVGLQAQPVPDEIVKKILGNKATFSPIVTVEPRRRKFHKPITMTIPVPPPSGEGVTNGYKGDTTPSLRLLCSITGGTSPAQWEDITGTTPLTFINDCVSFTTNVSARFWLADCHQVLETVGLATQLYRELICVPYMAKFVIFAKMNDPVESNLRCFCMTDDKVDKTLEQQENFEEVARSKDIEVLEGKPIYVDCYGNLAPLTKGGQQLVFNFYAFKENRLPFSIKIRDTSQEPCGRLSFLKELKTTKGLPQTAVCNLNITLPAHKKETESDQDDETEKSDRRQSFVSLALRKRYSYLTEPGMKTVERSAGATRSLPATYSYKPFFSTRPYQSWTTAPITVPGQTKSGFTSLSSSSSNTPTASPLKSIWSVSSASPIKSTLGASTTSSIKSVNDVASPIRSFRTISSPIKTVVSQPPYNIQVSSGSFVRAPTVTEASNLKGMASTSTFPSRTSPVTTAGSLLERSSITMTPPASPKSNINMYSSSLPFKSIITSASPLLTSPLKSVVSPAKSAVDAVSPSKVMMTSSLSSPVKHIPGTTDVALVNGSVSPLKYPSSANVITGSKTAAMFQDKISAATNSASCAANVAADTVEKVFPTTTTMPFSPLRAFVSSTPSAFQSIRTPSAGALYTSFGSISATTSSVTSSTITVPVYSLVNVLSEPALKKLPESSLTKSAVALLSPSKTLTTETRTQPHFNRTSSPMKSSLFLAPSALKLSTPSSLSSSQEILKDVAEMKEDLIRMTAILQTDVTEDKPFQPELTKEGRIDDEEPFKIVEKVKEDLVKVSEILKKDVCLENKESTRVSKSDKGHLSEDEWVEFSTEEIDEARQQAITCHPVPEKGQIKAKAASEKDYNLTKVIDYLTNDIGSSSLANIKYKFEEGKKDEERQKRILKPVIALQEHKLKMPPASMRPSTSEKELCKIADSFFGTDTILESPDDFSQHDQDKSPLSDSGFETRSEKTPSAPQSAESTGPKPLFHDVPIPPVITETRTEVVHVIRSYEPSSEEIPEQQTEELPSLKPALTLMELEQKPTESIKEKVKAFQMKTSSSEEDDHKCVLSKGVRVKEETHITTTTRMVYHKPPCTESTSERIEETMSVHDIMKAFQSGRDPSKELAGLFEHKSSVTSDVSKSAETSPQHAEKESKMKPKLERIIEVHIEKGNQAEPTEVIIRETKKHPEKELYVYQKDLPRGDINLKGLEKHDTFPCSDEQGQQEEEELTAEESLPSYLESSRVNTPVSQEEDSRPSSAQLLSDDSYKTLKLLSQHSIEYHDDELSELRGESYRFAEKMLLSEKLDVSHSDTEESVTDHALPLSSELQGSDKQCREKVATAPKKEILSKIYKDVSENGVGKMSKDDHYDKVTVLHYTGDVSSPKHAMWMRFTEDRLDRGREKMMYEDRVDRTVKEAEEKLTEVSQFFRDKTEKLNDELQSPEKKQHKKNGKEMHSSHSSASSSPEKVLLTEIVTLSDDWGKVQQYGHDGKCSPKVDERKAASLPSSPERRILAQQTGDCKQTMEHKGNALQSKTTEASQTGFQLKQSKLNSIRLKFEQSISPRTKDLSQEKKEDSQSKIPVKKLQESKLPVYQFYAREKHPKLIDLTEGNTSLQKEFTTMKLKEDNVQGKGKVIEDICASEVQEQSTETSSKSLLEYTSEQQAKDLAYSSDLPAKGQWDKKIYRTWESPGASNHKAQKEKLSHVLVQDMVKENHVDYAETKTNKKSEFITVTECEHKLPTHGSHSKEVKEMTVKSPSKKVLYREFVVREGEYTNEMTDKTSKRKELTVSHIPVRISEEKRISSPTILDSVYDQSKKAVYELSAKVSRSTMIKEQVQREFDYVEDEKIKHSKVTKVTKQQGSIVLSPPVEETEISPSKSPDSLDFSPGKESPSSEVFDPSPIDYLDKVAPLVNSEGVKEIKTLPVYVSFVQVGKQYEKEVQQGNVKKIISQESKTVQETRGTFYTARQQKQPPSPQGSPEDDTLEQVSFIDSSGKSPLTPETPSSEEVSYEFTSKTPDSLIAYVPGKPSPIPEVSEESEEEAEAKSTSVKHIAVEAPKIDKILPNNINKDSNKRPKSNRVAYIEFPPPPPLDADQSDSEKNHRYSPESEMELIEVNLQDEYDKCQLAEPVIRVQPPSPVPPGADVSDSSDDESLYQPVPLKKYTFKLKEVEGDQKEASKPKVSDNSQNQKELGDPGSGKPNEFDIGLESPQNDIAQNGTNDQSITECSIATTAEFSHDTDATEIDSLDGYDLQDEDDGLTESDSKLAGPAVETKKDIWTSEGILKQTDRCFSQSKLEVIEEEGKIGAEEDKALSKGPSSEKNADKTEQKSGAQFFTLEGRHPDRTVFPDSYFSYKVDEEFATPFKTVATKSLDFDPWSNNRGDDEVFETKSRDDEAKPFGLAVEDRSQATTPDTTPARTPTDESTPTSEPNPFPFHEGKMFEMTRSGAIDMSKRDFVEERLQFFQIGEHTSEGKSGDKGEGDKSTVTAITQPQSGDSIVETNLERQVETTAVEHKPIIQASGGCMEATLGSNSLEKSSTTVNTSKVDPKLRTPIKMGISASTMTLKKDGPGEVTDKIEAAMPSGQGLENENVVVITSSATSETSCRQNEKLDFQKDNFNNNNNLDSSASHTNNNTCNVELKEHCEPKCSIQKANKMKSASGKGTGATQGHRITDKQKVQGQQQRSRELVGSRAKSKLPIKASSIKEVFPQNNVQKSTASKVRQASKPNKIKQNNSSPCLEVKSKIPIKNTPRKNLAISRKTPAMQKQEQLDKGKIKQLPSKLPVKVRSTSFTMTTVKVRKNQLREVCKHSIEYFKGISGETLKLMDRLSDEEKKMQSEVSDDEEDSSSRNTSSEATQVYQPSITSKSARDMRTETASLKSKIEKVDSERRRSKRTGPQSPCERTDIRMAIVADHLGLSWTELARELNFSVDEINQIRVENPNSLIAQSFMLLKKWVTRDGKNATTDALTSVLTKINRIDIVTLLEGPIFDYGNISGTRSFADENNVFHDPVDGWQSEASTVHVEPPTPGRRISGELLDRLDDSPDQCRDSITSYLKGETGKVEANGSHIETTTEVKAKSYVQESVNKVGKQSDKETLKPKTRSSVHTEEQILLTAYQKSLEETSKPTVEEPKTSVPVSMKMMSWKTPEESKPRANTQEEAGAATSEQKQGEGYKVKTKREVRHVEKKSYS